In Sulfitobacter guttiformis, the genomic stretch TCCCCCGAACCGCCCGCCCACTGCAACCAGACCAAAGAATGCAATGATGGTGGTAAGCGTAGCTGCAAACACCGGCATTGCCATACGCTGCGCCGCACCCTCGGCGGCCTCCGCAGCACTCATCCCCCCCATGCGGTAGCGGTGATCAGCATGCTCACCCACGACGATTGCATCGTCCACCACAATGCCGAGCGTTATGATAAGCCCGAACAGCGAAATCATATTGATCGTCAAACCGCCCAGATACATGAAGGCAATAGACGCACCCATCGCAACCGGAATACCAGCAGCCACCCAAAATGCAGTGCGCGCATTCAAAAACAAAAACAACAAGGCCAACACAAGGCCAAGGCCCATGATGCCATTATCAACAAGCAAATCGAGGCGGCCTGTAATTTCTGCGGCGCGCGTGCGGATCAACTCGACGGCCACGCCTGCTGGAAGGCTCTCCTGCAATGCCGCTGCAACCTCTTCGACGGCCTCCTGAATCCCGATTGCATCACCACGGTCAGAGCGGTCAACACGGACAGAAATCGCCGGATACTCACCAACAAAAAAGCCGATATTGCGATCCACGCCCTGCGCAAACACAGTTGCGACATCCCCCACCAACAAATTGGATCCGTCGGGGTTTGAGCGCAGGGTAATCGCTTCGAGCTCTTGCGGCGTTCGTTTTGCTGTGCCGGTGCGCACGCGGGCATTGGCCCCCGCCACGTCTCCGGCAGGATCTGCGTCAACCTCTTGAGCGATGGCCGCAGCGATCTGCGCCATGCTCACGTCAAATGCCACCAGCTTCGAGGAAGGCACCTCGACGATCGTCTGGGGTGCGGCTACGCCCTGAATGGTGGTACGGGTCACACCTGCAGCGAACAATCGGACTACAAACTCGTCCGCGAACCGGCCAAGTTGTTCGGGACCTACAGGGCCGGTAATTATAACATCCGTTACGCGGTCCCGCCATGCGCCGCGCCGCACGTCAGGCTCCTCCGCCTCCTCAGGCAGTGTTGTGATTGCATCTACTGCCGTTTGGACATCCGCAGTTGCCCGCGCCATGTCCCAGCCAGGCTCGAACTCAAGGAGGATTGTACCGCTTCCCTCGCGGGCAGCGCTCGACGAACTCTCGACCCCCTCAAGACCCAGCAAAGCGGTTTCGAGAACCTGCGAAATCGCCTCGTCAACATCTTCGGCGCCAGCGCCGCGCCAAATTGTGGTAACTGTTACGTTGTCCACAACCACATCGGGAAAAAATTGCGCCCGCATGTTTGGCGCAGAGACGATACCCGCCACCAGCATCAGTACCAACAGAAGGTTGGCAACTGTTTTATGCCGTGTGAAATACGCTAGAATGCCGCCAGCCGTTTTTGGAATTGCACGCCCCATGGCTTAGCCCCCCATCCTGCTTTCAAGCCGCTCGACCACCTGTGCAGGTACCTGCGGCTCTGCTAGTTGGGCTAGCACGCGGGCTTTTGCCTCTTGCGGCATCTGGTTGTTCGCCTCGACAAAGGCTACCAGTCTCGCACGCCGCTCCTCGGTCAGTTCCAACATCTGTGGTGCTGTGGGGGGATCGGGTTGCATCCCTTTGCGAAGTGGTTTGACTGCAATGCCCGCACCCAACAAAGGCGAGCGGGCCTCGACAACTTCGCGTCCTACAATATCGCCTCGAACCAGTACATCATCGCCCTGACGGCGCAGAACTGTCACGCTGCCGGCCTCCAAACGGTCTCCTTCAATAAGCAAAAGCACCCCACCGGAAGCATCCACCGACGAGGACGGAAGGCGGATCACATTCTCCAACGCAGGCTCCTGCACACGCACAGTCACAAAATCACCGGGCTTAAATCCGGCCCCTGCGTCCAGCGAAGCGAACACAAGGCGGCCGGTCTGTCCCTCACCTGTAGCCGCTGATGTGCGGGTTACGCGGCCGCTGGCCTCCAGATCGACACCGGCCACGTCAAGTGTGACAGTTACAGCCGCCTTCAAGATTTCGCCCTGCAGATCGAGCAAGCGCGCAAATTGCGCTGTCGACAGGCGAAATGATACCTCGAGATCCTGCGGGTCTATCAGATCTGCCAAACGCTCGTTTGCACTCACCAACCGCCCTTCGACTACGCTGGCTCCGCTCAGAGTTCCGCCAAAGGGAGCGCTGATGTTTGTTTCGTCCAGACGGCGCTGGGCCTCAGCCACGGCAATTTCGACCCTTACAATGCCTGTAGTGGCCTGATCGATCCGTGCCTCGGCCTGTGCCAGCGCCTGCCGCCGCGACAGGACAGCCTGCCGCGCCGCAGATGCAGCAAGGTCGGTGGTTTCTGAGGCCGCTGCTGTGCCAATGCCGCGCTGGGTCAGATCGGTTTGGCGCTCTGCTGCCCGCACCCTCAGCTCCGCCTGCTCTTGGGCCGCGAGCACTTCATCGCGGGCCAGTTCCAACCCGCGCCGCGCATCACGGGCCTCGGCCTGAGCGTCGGCAAGATCGCTCTGAGCGCGCTGCAAGGCAGATTGTGCATCGGCAGGATCAAGGCGCACCAGAACATCCCCTGCCTGTACCGCGCCACCATCCTCGAATTCGTCGGCCAATGCGATCACACGCCCGCCGCCGGCGGCGCGTAGCTCAAGGGTGCGGCGGCTCGCGATCTCGCCAAAGGTTTCCAGCAAAGGCGTATGTGCGCCTGCCTGCGCCGTGATGACATTGACAGTAAACACACGTTCGCGGGCAGTGCGCTCTTCCGGCGCGTCCGCCAACCGAGATTGAACCGCGCCGCCAACAATCTGCACAGCCCAGACTAGCATACCTAATGTGACTGCGGCCAGAAACAGACCAAT encodes the following:
- a CDS encoding efflux RND transporter periplasmic adaptor subunit encodes the protein MRFLRQSMIGLFLAAVTLGMLVWAVQIVGGAVQSRLADAPEERTARERVFTVNVITAQAGAHTPLLETFGEIASRRTLELRAAGGGRVIALADEFEDGGAVQAGDVLVRLDPADAQSALQRAQSDLADAQAEARDARRGLELARDEVLAAQEQAELRVRAAERQTDLTQRGIGTAAASETTDLAASAARQAVLSRRQALAQAEARIDQATTGIVRVEIAVAEAQRRLDETNISAPFGGTLSGASVVEGRLVSANERLADLIDPQDLEVSFRLSTAQFARLLDLQGEILKAAVTVTLDVAGVDLEASGRVTRTSAATGEGQTGRLVFASLDAGAGFKPGDFVTVRVQEPALENVIRLPSSSVDASGGVLLLIEGDRLEAGSVTVLRRQGDDVLVRGDIVGREVVEARSPLLGAGIAVKPLRKGMQPDPPTAPQMLELTEERRARLVAFVEANNQMPQEAKARVLAQLAEPQVPAQVVERLESRMGG